The Desulfatiglans anilini DSM 4660 genomic sequence GCCGAATCGGCGGCGAAGCATGCCGACCTGCAGGCGATGTGGTTCCTCGAAACCTTCATGAGTTATCGCGAACTCGACCGCCATGTCAACGCCCTCGCGACGAGCCTGCACGGTCTGGGGCTCAGGAAAGGGGACGTCGTGGCCCTGGTTCTGCCGAACTCCTTCCAATACGTTATTTCCTACTATGCCTGTGCGCGTCTCGGTCTGGTGGTGACCGGGGTCAATCCCACCTACAAACCGGCGGAGGTCCTCCATCAATTCAATGTGACGGGCGTGAAGGCGGCCATCGCCCTGGACGCTCTTTACGAGCCCTTGATCAAACCCATCGCGGAGGTCTACCCTCTCAAACCCGTGATTGTGACCGGCATCGTCGATCTGGTCCGGATGTCGGGGCTGAAGCGCTGGCTCGGGAAAAAACTCAAGAAGATCCCGACCGGGGAGGTCCCGGCCTCGGCCATCCGCTTCAATGATCTCCTTGCGGTGACGCCGGCCCCGCCGGATGTCTCTGTTCTCCCCGATGACCCGGCCACCTATATCATGACGGGCGGGACGACCGGCGTGCCCAAGGCGGCTGTACTCACGCATTTCAACTGCGTGTCGAACGCGGTGCAGTGCTCCCTATGGATGTGGATGGGGGGAAAGGGCTTTGCCGACGTCGGGGTTTTGCCGCTTTTCCACTCCTTTGCGATGACCACGGTCATGAATACCAGCGTCCGGGTCGGCATGTGGATGATGCTGTTCCCGAAGCCGCCCGAGACCGGTGAACTGATCAAGACGATCTGCCGGCTCGCGCCCGACAAACAGACCATCTACTGCGGGGCCGAGGTGCTTTTCCAGCGGATGGCGGATTACCCGGAGATCGGGAAATTTCCGATCGCCCGGAAGATGCGTGCCTGCATCTCGGGGGCGGGTCCTCTTCACCGTCCGGTTCAGGAGCGCTTCGAGAAGGCGACGAACGCAGTCATTGTCGAGGGTTATGGGCTTACGGAAAGCTCCCCGGTCATCTCCGCCGGGCCGCTCACGGATTTTCGCACGACGGGTACCATCGGCCTGCCCCTGCCGGGAACTGAATGGAAGATCATGGATATCGCCACGGGGACCGAGGAACTCCCTGTCGGCGAGCACGGCGAACTGGTGGCGAGCGGCCCCCAGGTTATGCTAGGATATTTGAATCAACCGAAGGAGACGGCGGACACGATCCGGGAGTGGGACGGTAAGCGCTGGCTTTTTACCGGTGATATCGGCTATGTGGATGAACATGGGCGGGTCACGATCAGCGACCGCAAGAAGCAGCTCATCAAGGTGCGGGGCTACTCGGTCTTCCCGAAAGAGGTGGAAGAACTCGTCGGGCGGCACGAGTCGGTGCTGGAGGTGGCTGCCTCGGGCCTGCCTGACCCCGAGACGGGCGAACTCATCAAGGTCTGGGTGGTTCTTAAGGACAACTGGAAAGGGAAGATCACCGAATCGGAGCTGAGGGAGTGGTGCAAGGAGAATATCACCCACTACAAGGTGCCGAAGTTGATCGAGTTGCGGGATGATCTTCCGAAGACACTGGTCGGCAAGGTGATGCGCCGGCAGCTCATGGAAGCCGATCCGGTCTACAGGGCGTTTCACGAAAAGCCCAAGGCGTGATCCGCGCAGCGTGCTGTTGCCGGATCCGGCAGGCGGTTCGGCGCTCCTCTCCTTCCAACATACAGAAAGGATGGTTTTGGCCCGTGACGCATCAGGAAGCCATTATGGCGTTTTCCCAAAGTGAAAAGATCAAAGCCGGCATCATCTGGGCGTCGACCGCCCTTCAGTCCACGGACGCCCTTCAGGGCATGGAAAAGCGCGGTGCAGAGGGGGTGATCAGGACCCTCGTGAACCTGATTGCCCATGATGTGCAGCTGTCCTCGCGGGTCGCCCCCGACGAGGGCTGGGGGGAGGTCCAGTCTTTTCTGGACCAGGCGCTGGTGATGGTTGCCTCCGGCGTGGGCTTCGATGCGGTGCACCACCTGACCAAGGCCCTCAGCCGTGTGACGACGATCGGCCAGCGGGCCATGACGGCTCTGAAAGAGGAACATCTGCTCGATTGAACCGCCTGTGCGGGCCTGGCCGGGATGGGGGTCCCGGCGGGTCGTTTTCAGCAGCCGCCTCCTCATGTCTGTTGGGTTGGTTCTTTTCTCCGGTCCTCGAGGTCGCCGTCTGTGGCGTCTTTTACAGGGAATACCCCTGCAGCTTGGTTTGACGTGCGGATCCTGCCGCGATGGATGGCGGTGGGTGTCCAAGGAATGAAGGCCCGGCCGGCCGGCGGCTGAAAGGCGCCCCTTCGGCCCGAAGCGGAAGGGATGTGCGTGAAAGAGCGTGAATAGAGACCAACTGGAAGGCATTCTGAGGGAGTTGAAGCGCGGAGAGACCACCGTCGAGGCGTGTCTCGAGCGCCTGAAATCGCTCCCGTTCGAAGACATGGGGTTTGCCTGCCTCGACCATCACCGCCCTCTGCGGCGCGGCGCGGCCGAAGTGATCTACGGCGAAGGGAAGGATGCCGCCGACATCCAGGCGATTATGGAGCGGATGATCGACGCGGGGGACAACGTCCTCGTGACCCGCCTCGCCCCCGAAAAGGCCGAGGTCCTCGAGCGGGCCTTCCCGGAGAGCGTCTATCACCCCCGCGGGCGCGTTCTCACCCTCATCCGCGAAAGCCCCGGGCCGGCAGGCCGGGGGACGATCCTCGTCGTGAGCGCCGGGACCTCCGATATTCCCGTGGCCGAGGAGGCGGCCGTCACGGCGCGCTTTCTCGGCCACACGGTGGAGACGCTCTATGACGTAGGCGTTGCCGGGCTGCACCGGCTGTTGCGGGCGCAGGAGCGCCTGCGGCAGGCCTCGGTCATCATCGTGGTCGCCGGTATGGAAGGGGCGCTTCCGAGTGTGGTGGGCGGGCTCGTAGACCGGCCGGTCATCGCAGTGCCCACGAGCATAGGGTACGGCGCGGGTTTTCAAGGCCTGGCGGCGCTTCTCGGCATGCTCAATTCCTGCGCGGCCGGGGTGACGGTGGTCAATATCGACAATGGCTTCGGCGCGGGCTATGCGGCGAGTCTGATCAACCGGGTCTGAAGTCGGCTTCGGCCGTGACGGCATGCGGCGGGTGGGCGCTGCGGTCTCGGACGGATTCGCGGATGGTGCGCAGCTTGCCCCTCAGTTCCGGCAGGCGGGCCCGTTCGTGCGCACCCCAGCAGGGGAGCAGGGTGTTGTTGTGAAACAAGGGCTCGCCGGCCAGGTCGTAGGCCGAGGCGGCCCGGGCCGCCTCCCAGAGGGCCGTGTGCGGGATCGGCGAATATTCGGAGATGAAGGGCATGACGCCCGCCTTTTCCACCAGGGAGAGGGCCGCGTGGACGGCCTCGGCGGATTGGCCCGGCAGGCCGGCCAGGAGGTAGGCCCCGATCTCCGTCCCCTGGAATCCGGCGTGCAGAAGGTTTTCCACCGCCCTTTCGAATTCCCCCTGCCGCACCTTTTCGTCCATGCGCCGGTCTGAGAAATCCGCCGATTCGAGCCCCAGGCGGATGGTCCGGAACCCCGCCTGACGCATGAGGAGGGCGGTTCCGCGTGAGATCTCCCGGACGTGGAGGGCGTTCGGCGTGTGGAAGCGGACGTCCGGCGCCTCGCGGGCGATCCCTTCGAGGAGGCCCCGGATCGAATCCCCGGGGCCGGCGAGGAGCGCGTCGTCGTAAAAGGCCATATCGGCGACGCCCATTTCATGCCTCCAATAGCGGATTTCGTCAACGACGTCTTGCGCTTCTCTCCGCGCCGTGTGCGGGTTCAGAAAGGGGCCTGCGCAGTAGCGGCAGCGGTAGGGGCAGCCCCGCGAGGCGAGCAGACAGATATAGTCTAGGCCGTGGAGGAGATCGAAGGCCGGGTAGGGGTGCAAGGGTTG encodes the following:
- a CDS encoding B12-binding domain-containing radical SAM protein, whose product is MGPTLVLINPWIHDFAAYDLWAKPLGLLTLAAALRRSGYRIHLIDCLDVHHPSLLEGEGPLAVRRRLYGTGKYPRLEIPKPACLNFATRPYSRYGISPAAFQADLAAVPEPGAILVTSLMTYWYPGVQAAIAAARAVHPEAPVILGGIYARLCRRHAAATSGADHVVYEDDPQALIALLTCLGLPPPPAAGRKQPLHPYPAFDLLHGLDYICLLASRGCPYRCRYCAGPFLNPHTARREAQDVVDEIRYWRHEMGVADMAFYDDALLAGPGDSIRGLLEGIAREAPDVRFHTPNALHVREISRGTALLMRQAGFRTIRLGLESADFSDRRMDEKVRQGEFERAVENLLHAGFQGTEIGAYLLAGLPGQSAEAVHAALSLVEKAGVMPFISEYSPIPHTALWEAARAASAYDLAGEPLFHNNTLLPCWGAHERARLPELRGKLRTIRESVRDRSAHPPHAVTAEADFRPG
- a CDS encoding AMP-binding protein — encoded protein: MENPFFVPESRPWFRPEAGWPEQVPRNFDFPRISLYQMLAESAAKHADLQAMWFLETFMSYRELDRHVNALATSLHGLGLRKGDVVALVLPNSFQYVISYYACARLGLVVTGVNPTYKPAEVLHQFNVTGVKAAIALDALYEPLIKPIAEVYPLKPVIVTGIVDLVRMSGLKRWLGKKLKKIPTGEVPASAIRFNDLLAVTPAPPDVSVLPDDPATYIMTGGTTGVPKAAVLTHFNCVSNAVQCSLWMWMGGKGFADVGVLPLFHSFAMTTVMNTSVRVGMWMMLFPKPPETGELIKTICRLAPDKQTIYCGAEVLFQRMADYPEIGKFPIARKMRACISGAGPLHRPVQERFEKATNAVIVEGYGLTESSPVISAGPLTDFRTTGTIGLPLPGTEWKIMDIATGTEELPVGEHGELVASGPQVMLGYLNQPKETADTIREWDGKRWLFTGDIGYVDEHGRVTISDRKKQLIKVRGYSVFPKEVEELVGRHESVLEVAASGLPDPETGELIKVWVVLKDNWKGKITESELREWCKENITHYKVPKLIELRDDLPKTLVGKVMRRQLMEADPVYRAFHEKPKA
- the larB gene encoding nickel pincer cofactor biosynthesis protein LarB; its protein translation is MNRDQLEGILRELKRGETTVEACLERLKSLPFEDMGFACLDHHRPLRRGAAEVIYGEGKDAADIQAIMERMIDAGDNVLVTRLAPEKAEVLERAFPESVYHPRGRVLTLIRESPGPAGRGTILVVSAGTSDIPVAEEAAVTARFLGHTVETLYDVGVAGLHRLLRAQERLRQASVIIVVAGMEGALPSVVGGLVDRPVIAVPTSIGYGAGFQGLAALLGMLNSCAAGVTVVNIDNGFGAGYAASLINRV